The Solanum dulcamara chromosome 2, daSolDulc1.2, whole genome shotgun sequence region ATTTGAAATACAAATACATAAGGAAAGAGGTGAGTGATAGAGCGaaagaggcgagcgagagagtCAGTATATTtcaaatacatgtgaatcacgCTTGGATACAATGTATTTAGAACAAACTACACTTAATTTAACCCGTATGTATTCGAGATACATATATTTGAGTGcgttagatacatgtatctggaaaaaaaaaatgtggTACGAAAGGTAATTTCAAAAACtaaaggaaaggaacataaTTAGACAATAAACTAGTGAAATTTGTGTTGTTTGTtcttcccttctttttttttaatcaagatAATTACTCATTTTATCTCAATTTTTGTGGTACTTTTTAGAAtcaaacttttaattttaatcGTGCATTTGAACATATAGAAGAAGTAATATTTCGGAACTCTTAAAATACAATAATAACTTGGATATGTCGTACATTAGTGAACATTTGGGCCAATATCATGTTAATTTTGTCTTCGTTTAAAGTAATTTATGTCAAACTAGCTACGATGCACTTCACAAATTATATCGGGGGGCCATAATTTTGGTACAATTTTCATTATGTTTACCTTGTTAAAATATTCACAATTCTTGCCGAATTGGCTAATAAATTTACCTTCTTCACAAGTTATGCACGACGGACATAACTTTAGCATAATTTTCATTCTATCTTATTAAATTGTTCATAAAATTAGGTAGGGTGGTTAATGGTTTTGATACTATATTCGTTCTATCTATTTGTTAAATTATTCACAAGTCTTGTTTGAATTAACAAATTTTCTGTGTTGTTTATTTATTTCCAAATTTAGCCATACTgacaatatttaattattttttttctgcctatcttattaaaatattcacgattttttttgaattagcAAAACCTAATATTGTCTTTCATTCTATCTATAAGTCTTGTTACATTCTTCACAAGTTTTGCATGTGTTGttccaatttattttattttattttcataatcaaatgttcaaaatttcaattacTTCTAACCTCTCATCAATACCTTagtagaaaaaaatgatttttttcggtattttaaaaaaaatgtatctACATAAAAGTGTAACACAAATCAATAAGTTCATGACCTCCATGCCAAGTGATATATATTTCATAAAGATGTAAACATTACAAAAGATCACCAACATAAATTACATATCAAAAGAATCTTGTTGGTTATAAATTGATATGACAtggaattaaaagaaaaaatttgtgCCCGCGTAAAAGCGCGGTCGATGAAGAACGTCCTTGACTCCCCAAATAAGctcaaataaaattgaaataatagATTGTTGAGCGAGTGCTTGTTTTCAATACGTTGAATCGAAATTAAACTTGTGGTTGAGGAGGAGGACTAAAGTTTGGGATTACAAATTTACCATGGTTATGGCACATGTCATGACATTCTTGTTCAGCATATAATGGACTTCCTTCACCACCACCAAAAATACCTTTATAACATTTTTCATAACATTCTTCATGCCCTggttcaattttaaattttcttcctGAAAATTCATACACTGGCCCCTTAGGAccttgggggtgggggtggggttcAGGGTGAGGTGGGCAAGGTTGggggtgggggaggggttgGGGGTGAGGGTGGAGGTGGGCGTGGGGGTGGGGATGGGGGTGAGGGTGAGGGTGGGGTATGTCTTCATGTGCCAATGCAAATTTGCTTGAAACAAAGATAGTAACAATGGCAATTAAAAGGATAGGTCCCATATTTTTGTTAATGGccattatttctttttattccCTCTActcttttctaatttttctatGAGAAAAGTTAAAAAGAGGGAACAAAAAGATAATATGAGAATGATAGGGACAAGGGTGGTTTATATAGGTGAAAGAATTAATAATAACATTTTGCTAAAAATTAGGTTTTGGCATAGAGTATTTAGTGGATGTCCATTAAAAATCCTAAGGCATGAGAAGGAATGTTCATCAAAAGTCTAATGTGGTAAAGAGAGaaataaggaagaaaaaaaaaagaagggaaattgtgaattttttgacgaatttaaatgttattatatACTGAtcgtttaaaaataatatatataaaattaggtCATTTATGAGTTAATTACATGTAAATTTGGAAAGAGGAAAGTACAAATCTTTATAAGGATTAACACAAATTTCCATGGTAGTCACACTTTTGCACTCAATGATGATGTAGCCCAAGAAACAAATTTGTGGGGCATGTTGGGCCAAAGCGGACAATACATGCTATCGGCTTGGACCATGTCAAGGTTGCTGACAATAAACCCAATGTGCTTCAACCTTTTCCCAGCATTGGACTACCCCATATATCTTCTACATAGGAGAAAGTTAGAGACAAAAATAACTATTTCACTAAAATTTCTTGACAAAGTGAGACTACACAAATGATAGCTTACATATCAGCCAATAAAGGCTAGGCAAGTTCTACTACTGATGAATCTACCTCAGTACTTGAGGGAGAATATAGGTAAGGCTTGGGAGGCATTTGCAAAGAGTCTAGTTTCCCTTCTAACATTTCCACAACCTTGCTCATGGAGGGTCGATTTGAAGGATCAGTCTGTATGCACCACAAACTCACTATCACCAACTTTCTTGCACACTCGTTGTCCTCTTCATTCATTATCCCAATTAATTGAAGCTCTTCGTCTAGTTCAATTCGTCGATAGAGCCAATGTGGAAAGTAGATTTCACTCGTACGATCAACTCCAACATCAACATTTTTTCTTCCTCCAACCATCTCTAGGACCATCATTCCATAGCTGTAGACATCAGACTTGTGAGAGACACCTCCCAAGTTTCTACAAACGATTTCTGGAGCAATGTAACCGATAGTCCCTCGTGGACCTAACATTGACACAATACTCTCTTGTTTCATGCACAATTTGGCAAGACCAAAATCAGAGATTTTAGGACAAAAATTGTCATCGAGTAGGATATTATGAGGCTTTATATCAAAATGCAAAATCCGAGTGTTACAGCCACGATGCAAGTACTCCAATCCTCGAGCAATGCCTAACGCGATTTTGTACAGTATTGGCCAACTCAATTGGCGAACACTGTCGGATCTTTcctcataaataaaattttcaagagATCCATTTGGCATGAACTCATATACAAGAGCTCTTTTGTGACCCTCAAAACAAAATCCCACAAGGCTCACAATGTTAACATGCGATGTCCTGCTAATACTTGCCACTTCGTTAATGAAATCTTCAGCACTGCCTTTTCGTTCATTCAGGACCTTCACTGCCACTTCACTCCCGTTACGCAGACTTCCTCTGTATACATTACCAAATCCTCCTTGGCCTAGTTTGTTTTTGAAGTGACTGGTGATTCTTTTGATGTCTGTATAATTGTATCTGTTTGGAGCGTATGATCCATAGTTCTTTAAGAATTCTTCAACTTTTTGGTGATCCTCAGCATTAGATAACCAAAACCTGATGTATTTGTACCACAAAATCTTTTCTCTGAAGCAGAATAGTAAAACCAACAGTCCAACAGTAAACAAACTTGCACCTGTGGGAAAAAAATGAAGtcaatacaacaataacaacatatcagAGTATGGGGAGGGCAGGTATACGCAGATCTTACCCATACCTAAGAGGTAGAGAGACTGAACAAAAGAAAAGGCAGTTCGGAAaaggaaatattaaaaaatgaagaaatcactGCAAAATACGTTAGAAAGCATGACCAAACATTCTCAACAGTAGCTATAACAAAAATACGACAATAGACTACAAGAAGCGacaaatagtaacagaaatctAGAAACAAGAAACTACAGGACTAATGCTACTACTAATAGGAAAGGATAAGCGAGACCATCTGCAACACAAATACCTGTGGCCACCATGAACCAGATTATCCGAAGGTAACCCCTTTTCGATTTTCCTTGTGTTAGATTGCTAACATCTGTAACACCAATGTTTTTCCTAACATCTGCAACACCAACAGTTAAGAGTTTCAGACTATAAAACTTATCTCCGATTAAGCGAAAAAGTCTATTAATGATAGAAGGACAATAAGTATTTAATTTGGAATGAAGATAAGTTTGCTCCCACATGGCTCCTTCCCTGCGCCTACCCCAatttttggaagaaaaagaaatttgacCTTGGAAATGAAGTACATATATGGAGATGTCTACCTTTGTGACAAGAAAATCTGTTGGTTTTATCAGTCTGGCATTGACCTCCACCATAATGACAACTGATACAGTCATCAGACAGTTTCCATTCTACTAGAATTTCGGGACCTAATACATCGAACAAATCACCATCACTTGACTGAATTGGCAATCTGATAATTGAACAATTGGTAGGAAGATTGTATGCTTCTATGTATTCATCACTATTTCGGAAAAGGTTGTAGTATATGCTAAAGCCTTCACAGCCACTGTACATTTTATAACCAGCAAAATAACCGTTTGTCTTGTGAGTAATGTTAAGGGCATTATTACTGGTACTGATGCATTTGAAGAAGTTGTTAATATTAATCATATTGAAAGAAATAGAAGGAGAGTTTGGAAGGGAGAAGTTTTTGTTAAAAGCCTGGCACTTATGTTGTGTCAACGTTGTTTCAAGCTTCGTGTCCCCAAGCCAAACTGATGAATTATGCTTCTCTAAAGCATAGTACCAATCTCCTTCAGGAATCAGTCGGATTTTCGGAAATGGTTTAGCATCACAACCATTCATGGTCATTATTCCACAGTGAGGTTGTGTGGAAAGAGAGTAAGGAAATCTCAGGTCAGTAAAATTTCCACATGAAAAGGACTTTGGACAAGTTGAATCATTTCTTGATCCCTTTGCCTGAACTAAGATTAGAAGTAGAAATAGAAGAAAGCTTACAAATGAAGTGATAGCCATATTAAATATCTCAAGAAGAGGAATAAGACTAGATTATGAACTCATTTGTTCACTACACTTACATTTAAAAGCATAGTGAATTTGGAAAAGTTGTTGAGAAACGTGTATTAGGTGCTGTGGGGGAAGACTCAAACTACTTACATCTTGGTGTAAAGACTAGAAGTCTTGCATCAATATTTAGACTTTGTGAAGAGACAACTATCACTTTATTTTTGCATGTTTCACACCTCAACTATGCATTGTTCCTTTTTCCTACCTAAAACGGAGAGAGTGATAAAGATAAAGAGCACATAGAGAGTGATAATTTAGGTAGATAAAGAGAACAATGGATAGTTGAGGTATGAAGctcaaagaaagataataaGAGTTCATGGTaaaaaacacacctaaattaTTCATTTTCATACCTCAACTATCTATTATTCGTTTTACCTATCTATACCATCATTACCTTTGTATTAAAATACACCTGGATGCAGAGTTAGCTGACCAACTTAGCATCGAGGTGCGTTTAAATACAAAGAGAGTGTAGTTTAAGTAGGTAAAATGAACAATAAGTTGAGGTATGATTGGAAAAGTCTCTGAATTATACATAGATATCCAATGATTTTTCAGCCTTGCTAATTGAAATGAGTGACCGGCAACTGAGGACTTTTCACCTTCGGTTAAAGGATCATTTTGTCGTCAATTCTCCAATGACCAAAATGATTGTTACGTTTCACTAACTTGTGATAGTTATTGAGTtctcaaatatttaaatttgaactttaaaataattattttatattagttCTGGAAATTATTGAGAAGAAACAAACTAATTAGGACTACTTGATTCTTAAGACAAATTTTGGGACTAGCACAAAAAATTGTAAATCTATTCACTTTGGGATGTCTGAAGAACAGGTACCTGAACTCAGGAAGTTATTCATGAACTTTAGTCAAGTGTAACATCAGACACCGCAGATTCAAAATTATTCCGGAATGGTTAAATTTgcaaaagaatttaaaaaaaaaaaatcagtacAAATTAAATAGTGATATTCAAATAGAGTATCGTGTAAAAAATTTCTGAAAaacaattttcttgagttgggGGTCCATCAGAAATAACCTCCCTACCCCCACAAAGGTAGAGGTAAGGTCGGCCTACTCCTTACCCTTCTCGGTCCCCACTTGTGGTACTATACTGGGTATGTTTTTGTCAGTTCTATTATTGATGAATCTACCTCTGATCCTGAGGGAGAATATAGGTAAGGCTTGGGAGGCATTTGCAAAGAATCTAGTTTCCCTTCTAACATTTCCACAACCTTGCTCATCGATGGTCGATTTGAGGGATCAGTCTGTATGCACCATAAACTCACCATCACCATCTTTCTTGCACATTCTTTCTCCTCTTCATTCATTATCCCGATGAGTTGAAGCTCTTCGTCTAGTTCAATTCGTTGATAAAGCCAATGTGGAAAGTAGATTTCACTCGTACGATCAACTCCAACATCAACATTTTTTCTTCCTCCAACCATCTCTAGGACCATCATTCCGTAGCTATATACGTCAGACTTGTGAGAGACACCTCCCAAGTTTCTGCAAACAATTTCTGGAGCAATATAGCCAATAGTACCACGTGGACCTAACATTGACACGACACTCTCCTTTTTTATGCATAGTTTGGCAAGACCAAAGTCTGAGATCTTAGGACAAAAATCCTCATCAAGTAGGATATTATGAGGCTTTATATCAAAATGCAAAATCCGAGTGTTACAACCACAGTGCAAGTACTCCGATCCTCGAGCAATGCCTAGTGCAATTTTGTACAGTATCGGCCAACCCAATTGGCGAACTCCGTCAGATCTTTCCTCATAGATAAACTTTTCAAGAGATCCGTTTGGCATGAATTCATAAACGAGAGCTCTTTTGCGACCCTCAAAACAAAATCCCACAAGGCTCACTATGTTAACATGTGATGTTCTGCTAATACTTGCcacctcattaatgaaatcTTCACCATTGCCTTTTAGTTCATTCAGGACCTTCA contains the following coding sequences:
- the LOC129879391 gene encoding uncharacterized protein LOC129879391; translation: MNQEKRCILIALLNLYVFCFILQIDKCFAVDPQFVACNNPINCRNGPRISFPFYIQEEQESYCGYPGFGLNCSEQGFPVVHIAGNEYIVEDISYQDHIFQIKNSVFNSTTSNGCVSYIKNVSLDHGTFKFVNESRIYLLSKCNGSISENLLKHKIGFGCGEENGNDWALAMFAEDESFESALQVCKHHVIAPVEMLGDEGSNRDLDYQVLLRRGFRLSWTSSNCSECAESGGHCGFDIINYQFKCFCTDRPHSWSCPPTKAKRNLGLILGIVFPCIGVVILLFCLRKKIFWHKNLRFWESKAEDHRNIEAFLKNYGSYAPNRYNYTDIKRITSHFKNKLGQGGFGNVYRGSLRNGSQVAVKVLNELKGNGEDFINEVASISRTSHVNIVSLVGFCFEGRKRALVYEFMPNGSLEKFIYEERSDGVRQLGWPILYKIALGIARGSEYLHCGCNTRILHFDIKPHNILLDEDFCPKISDFGLAKLCIKKESVVSMLGPRGTIGYIAPEIVCRNLGGVSHKSDVYSYGMMVLEMVGGRKNVDVGVDRTSEIYFPHWLYQRIELDEELQLIGIMNEEEKECARKMVMVSLWCIQTDPSNRPSMSKVVEMLEGKLDSLQMPPKPYLYSPSGSEVDSSIIELTKTYPVYLIPLLEIFNMAITSFVSFLLFLLLILVQAKGSRNDSTCPKSFSCGNFTDLRFPYSLSTQPHCGIMTMNGCDAKPFPKIRLIPEGDWYYALEKHNSSVWLGDTKLETTLTQHKCQAFNKNFSLPNSPSISFNMININNFFKCISTSNNALNITHKTNGYFAGYKMYSGCEGFSIYYNLFRNSDEYIEAYNLPTNCSIIRLPIQSSDGDLFDVLGPEILVEWKLSDDCISCHYGGGQCQTDKTNRFSCHKDVRKNIGVTDVSNLTQGKSKRGYLRIIWFMVATGASLFTVGLLVLLFCFREKILWYKYIRFWLSNAEDHQKVEEFLKNYGSYAPNRYNYTDIKRITSHFKNKLGQGGFGNVYRGSLRNGSEVAVKVLNERKGSAEDFINEVASISRTSHVNIVSLVGFCFEGHKRALVYEFMPNGSLENFIYEERSDSVRQLSWPILYKIALGIARGLEYLHRGCNTRILHFDIKPHNILLDDNFCPKISDFGLAKLCMKQESIVSMLGPRGTIGYIAPEIVCRNLGGVSHKSDVYSYGMMVLEMVGGRKNVDVGVDRTSEIYFPHWLYRRIELDEELQLIGIMNEEDNECARKLVIVSLWCIQTDPSNRPSMSKVVEMLEGKLDSLQMPPKPYLYSPSSTEVDSSVVELA